The Ranitomeya variabilis isolate aRanVar5 chromosome 7, aRanVar5.hap1, whole genome shotgun sequence DNA window ccatactgtataatggccacacagtgctccatattgtataatggccccacatgatgctccatactctataatggccccactggatgctccatattgtataatggccccactggatgctcaatactgtataatggccccacagtgctccatattgtataatgacccaaagtgctccatactgtataatggccccacatgatgctcaatactgtaaaatggccacacagtgctccatactgtataatggccacacatgattctcaatgctgtataatggccacacatgatgctccatactgtataatggccacacatgatattccatactgtataatggccacacattgctccatactgtatattggccacacgtgatgctccatactgtataatggccacacatgatattccatactgtataatggccacacagtgctccatactgtataatggccacacagtgctccatactgtataatggccccacatgatgctccatactgtataatggccacacagtgctccatgctgtacaaaggtcccacatgatgctcaatactgtataatggccacacagtgctctatactgtataatggccccacatgatgctccatactgtttaatggccacacagtcctccataatgtataatggccacacagtgctccatactgtataatggcaccacatcatgctccatactgtataatggccacacatgatgctccatactgtataatggccacacagtgctccatactgtataatggcatcacatgatggtccatacagtataatggccacacatgatgctccatacagtataatggccacacatgatgctccatactgtataatggccccacatgatgctcaatactgtataatggccacacacgatgatgccagtgtacagtaggggctgtagatgtgtcccagcagctctgcttacaatgcaggcaaataTTTTACCACCTCtcgctgtccacactgctgcctcacagatcctgcacattgcaatgtagcccagctctgtgaactctgcatgcactcagacaacaccactatctactggctccactccataactgctgttgtatataaaggatatatatatatatatatatatactagactgtggcccgattctaacgcatcgggtattctagaatatgcatgtccccgtagtatatggacaatgatgattccagaattcgcggcagactgtgcccgtcgctgattggtcgaggcaacctttatgacatcatcgtcgccatggcaaccattatggcatctacgtcgatactgtgcccgtcgctgattggtcgaggcctggcggcctcgaccaatcagagacgtgggatttccaggacagacagacagacagaaagatagacagacagaaagacagacagacagacagaaagacagacagacagacggaaaaacccttagacaattatatatatagatatatatatatatacactgcgcctaTGATTAACAGGCTGCACTGCattgctctaactgctgccactactccttgctataatgccttgtactgtaagcacagcagggccagcacacacacacacgtacctcaAGATGTCCTCACTCCCCGGAAGATACGGAGGGGcgtggcctaatacaagggggcgtgtcggctgcttctcctgctgtctgtgcGGGAGAGGTAGAGTCCggtgcgggactgcggggcacagcctcaaaatcgggacagtcctacagtatGAGGGACCGTTGGGAGCTATGGTGTACTCCGGACTGATGGTGAATATTTACAGGGTGGTCCCGGTATAATCTGGACTGATGGTGAATAGTTACAGCGTGGTCCCGGTATACTCAGGACTGATGGTGAATATTTACAGGGTGGTCCCGGTATACTCTGGACTGATGGTGAATAGTTACAGGGTGGTCCCGGTATAATCCGGACTGATGGTGAATATTTACAGGGTGGTCCCTCGGTTTTCCCAACCTTCTGGATGGTGCTGTTTCCCGATGTTTGGCCGTGGTGCTAATGTCCGCCATGTCTTGTGCTTTCTCTCCCAGGAGCTCAGGGTGGATCCGTCGTTGCCGCTCTCCTGGATGATGGCACCTTTGAGGTCAGGGCGGTGACTCGGGACACCAGCAAACCGGCAGCTGTGAAGCTAAAGGAGGCCGGAGCGGAGGTCGTGTTTGCGGATCTGGACGATGAGAAGAGTCTGGAGGCCGCCCTGAGCGGGGCGTATGGGGCGTTCCTGGTCACCAACTACGTGGAACATTTCAGTAAGGAGAAAGAGGTCACACAGGTAACGGCGCCATTACTAGACTGTCTCATGATGTGGGATTCATCCTGAGCCTCCTGTTTCATGTAAGGAGCGCTGCTCTGGATCCTGATAACACTTGTATAAATTTCTCCAGGGTAAACTGGTCGCAGATCTGTCCAAGCGTCTCGCCCTGGAGTTTGTGGTCTACAGCGGCCTGGAGAATGTGAAGAAACTGACGGGGGGAAAGCTGGAGGTGCTGCATTTGGATGGAAAAGGAGAAGTTGAGGAATATTTCCGTGAGATCGGGGTCCCCATGACCAGCGTGAGGCTTCCTTATTACTACGAGAACATGCTGACCTACTTCAGGCCCCAGAAGAACAAGGACGGCAATGGCTACTCACTAGGTACAAGGAACGTTCCGTCACTCGTCATTAATGAGGGAGAGGCCTTCATAGCTTTATATAGGGGACGCCCAAAATGGCTGCTGTCACAGGGCACCAATTATACAGGAAGTGGATGACGCTTTCAACCTCTTTCTACCCACAGACCTTGGAGACGTGTAAACGGCTGAACTGAGTCTTCTCCATCCCTGGTTCCAGTGTCACAacatcagtgctgcagccaatcactgagcttggcCAAAGTAGACAGTATgaaccgctgagctcagtgattgactgcagtgctgtGAAAATGATGTGAATGATGCCTCGAGTGCCATCAGTGGTTTTCACACATGACTCGTACCTGTGATGGACGTGTGAGTGGCCCCACAGACTATGATTCTTCATGAAGTCAGTTTAAAAAATGTACAATTTTGATCCGCGGGTCAGACCAGTATCTgcagtgcaagtcaatgggtctgtgaggAAGGAGGGGAATCAGACTTCACCCGGAGGACAATCGAATCTGTTCGACTTCTTATTTTCTCTGATCAGAATCAGCTGATTTTTTTTCTCGTACGTGAAAATcgtctgtctgaatgaggccttacactgAGCTTATgggcaataaaaaaaaatcctgacaGGGACAATCTCTTTATGACTTTCCAGCTAATGGGGTCGGCGCTGTGAATGGAGCAGGAGGCATATTTGACTGCTGCTCTAGGAGGGTCCTGTGTCCCCCTTACATTCTAACAGAAGGACCCCCACCAATTCGACACTTGAATATTTTAAGTGATATTTTATGGAAAAGCCTCCTCCATCCATGCAGGACTGCTGTTCAGGGGCCTATGAAAACTGAGTACACCCTTGGAGGGCCGGCGTTGGCACCTGGCACACCCAGGCAAGTACCGCGGCCCTAGGCAAGCGGGGGCTCACTTGCCGTTGGGGACACAGGCATGCAatgggggcccggtgccagtgccCGCGACTGGGCCCCGGCACTTGTGATACTCACCTCTCCATGTTCCACCGCTGAGGTGTTTTCTGCATCCTCTGACTGACGTTcagatcagagggcgcgatgacgtgactAGTGTGCGCTCTGTGCCTGAACAggcagtgcagagagccggaagactgcgacgctgaggagtccaaagcagcggccagcgaggagagATTTTTTGTTCTAATGTTTGCGGCAATATATGTAaacaatcatatactgtatggagcaatatatggggatcattattctgtatggaggactgtgttgtGCCCATAACTATGGCTCTTTAAGTATACAGAAATATCCCAGAAATgaaccagaagtgaacagaaggtacggcTAACCACTTTTATTAAATGTACTAAATGTCTTTCTCTTTCCTCCACCCTTACTCTCACAATGCTCACATACGCCCTAACAGTCCTCgccatccccaaaccccagcaccctctaaccaaataataatctctccttccctcctgcctccccacctgacctcctctgcagaCTTCCTCCTCAACATTACATCTCTCctactaaaacataaaacaagccgcccactctccttctcccacctgctctgtctctctctgcttctcctcactgctggcgacatatcttccAATCCTaaaccccacagctcatacctcccattatttccccctcctatcgctcatatcccaatataaacacccgaaatcttgctcacttcaaatccgtgcccatgatgcccacccccctgctccctctctctggatcactctagAAAGCCCGCTCCGTCTGCAATAAACACCatttgattcacgacctctttacctttCGTAATCTTTCATTCCTGGgtctcaccgaaacatggctgacaccctccaaCACCGCCTTCGTTGCTGCGCTATGTTACGGCggactccacttcacccacactcctcgccccggcaacagaatggtggaggagtgggccttctactTTCTACCAACTGTACCTTTATCacaatcccacctcttccctcccttaccctcccctcttttgaagtctactctgtccgcatctactctccctccaacctccaagtggccatcatataccgacctccaggcccggccactgcctttattgaccaattctccacctggcttcttcactttctctctgctgacattcccaccatca harbors:
- the LOC143785376 gene encoding nmrA-like family domain-containing protein 1, which translates into the protein MADKRVFVVFGATGAQGGSVVAALLDDGTFEVRAVTRDTSKPAAVKLKEAGAEVVFADLDDEKSLEAALSGAYGAFLVTNYVEHFSKEKEVTQGKLVADLSKRLALEFVVYSGLENVKKLTGGKLEVLHLDGKGEVEEYFREIGVPMTSVRLPYYYENMLTYFRPQKNKDGNGYSLAIPMGDVPLDSMSVKDLGGVVVSILKSPSEYVGKNIGLKRERLTVAQYAAIMSKVTGKDIKDAKLTLEAYEKLGHPGAVEISNMFRFFTMKPDRDVDITLKLNPKAKTFQPWMEENKEAFKDL